One genomic region from Streptomyces sp. Li-HN-5-11 encodes:
- a CDS encoding GntR family transcriptional regulator, translating into MPQIEEAQPKYLQIAHFIRDQILRGDLRAGDEVPSERQLAADWKVSRPTAARSLEALSHQGLVEKRQGSGTYVRSLEVNRRARELYGRARQTGKIYTPGEYAVITSAGWLEAPDHVAEALGLVRDRRAVHRRRVTNNQDGPITLSTSWFAPDVGERAPKLMDPERIQEGTLMYVETMTGRQGSYAEDRMCARSATAEEAADLQLEAGSAVLVVHHVVYDLQDRPLEFAEATYPPHRWAFEQGYPLA; encoded by the coding sequence ATGCCGCAGATCGAGGAGGCTCAGCCGAAGTATCTCCAGATCGCGCACTTCATCCGGGATCAGATCCTTCGGGGTGACCTGCGCGCGGGGGACGAGGTCCCCTCGGAACGGCAACTTGCCGCGGACTGGAAGGTGTCCAGGCCGACGGCCGCGCGGTCGCTGGAGGCGCTGAGTCATCAGGGGCTGGTCGAGAAGCGTCAGGGCTCGGGCACGTATGTGCGGAGCCTGGAGGTCAACCGGCGGGCTCGTGAGCTGTACGGGCGGGCGCGGCAGACCGGGAAGATCTACACGCCTGGTGAGTACGCGGTGATCACGTCTGCGGGCTGGCTGGAGGCGCCGGACCACGTCGCTGAGGCGTTGGGTCTGGTGCGGGACCGTCGGGCTGTTCACCGCCGGCGAGTGACCAACAACCAGGACGGGCCGATCACCTTGTCCACGTCGTGGTTTGCTCCGGACGTCGGCGAACGGGCGCCCAAGCTCATGGATCCCGAGCGGATCCAGGAGGGAACCCTGATGTACGTCGAGACGATGACGGGACGTCAGGGAAGCTATGCCGAAGACCGCATGTGTGCCCGGAGTGCGACTGCCGAAGAGGCAGCGGACCTTCAACTGGAGGCAGGATCCGCCGTGTTGGTCGTTCACCACGTCGTCTACGACCTCCAGGACCGGCCGCTGGAGTTCGCCGAAGCCACGTACCCGCCGCACCGTTGGGCGTTCGAGCAGGGCTACCCGCTCGCCTGA
- a CDS encoding FtsK/SpoIIIE domain-containing protein, translated as MTDLVTLAELGGPLAAIGGAAYARHAYPAVYWSTIGLPVSVTRLLASYTSTMDACGLTVAPPRWRALAVRATTRREVRPVPPRRGLIRPTSTGLRVRLRLAPGQEPADVAASAERLRHAWGVHAVYVRDVKPGVVELRLVGFDVLRKVRMPRRTVGDLLRVPVAVREDATAFVRDYRAVPHELVLGATLSGKSMYLRNLLTKLAAQPVVLVGIDCKRGVELAPFAARLSALATDPDQAAELLPVLVKEMEDRYDLIKARQGIVPGTPEELITSDIWGLPEDERPAPIVLFIDEVAELFLVATRKEEERRDEMVTQLIRLAQLGRAAGIYLEVCGQRFGAELGKGATMLRAQLTGRVCHRVNDEASAKMALGDIAPEAVHAACAIAAELPGLAVVGDTSGGWSRIRTPYLSLADAAATCRATTHLAPDVPALTPFRPYVPPVPVEDSGPVVTPEPVTE; from the coding sequence GTGACCGACCTCGTGACGCTGGCCGAGCTGGGCGGGCCGCTCGCTGCGATAGGCGGCGCGGCCTACGCCCGGCACGCCTACCCGGCGGTGTACTGGTCCACGATCGGGCTGCCGGTCTCGGTGACCCGGCTGCTGGCCTCGTACACGTCGACCATGGACGCCTGCGGTCTGACCGTTGCGCCGCCGCGGTGGCGGGCACTGGCTGTCAGGGCGACCACTCGCAGGGAGGTGCGTCCCGTGCCTCCCCGCCGGGGTCTGATCAGGCCTACCTCGACCGGTCTGCGGGTTCGGCTGCGGCTGGCTCCGGGCCAGGAGCCGGCGGACGTGGCCGCCTCGGCGGAACGCCTCCGTCACGCCTGGGGAGTGCACGCCGTGTACGTCCGGGACGTCAAGCCCGGTGTCGTCGAACTGCGGCTCGTCGGCTTTGACGTCCTCCGTAAGGTGCGGATGCCTCGTCGCACCGTCGGTGACCTCCTGCGGGTGCCGGTGGCCGTACGAGAGGACGCGACCGCCTTCGTACGCGACTACCGCGCCGTACCGCATGAACTCGTCCTCGGGGCAACGCTCTCGGGCAAGTCCATGTACCTGCGGAACCTGCTCACCAAGCTGGCCGCTCAGCCGGTCGTCCTGGTCGGCATCGACTGCAAGCGCGGGGTCGAGCTGGCACCGTTCGCCGCCCGGCTCTCCGCGCTGGCGACGGACCCGGACCAGGCGGCCGAGCTGCTTCCCGTGCTCGTCAAGGAAATGGAGGACCGCTACGACCTGATCAAGGCCCGGCAGGGCATCGTGCCCGGCACCCCGGAAGAACTGATCACCTCGGACATCTGGGGCCTGCCGGAAGACGAACGCCCGGCTCCGATCGTGCTGTTCATCGACGAGGTGGCGGAACTCTTCCTCGTCGCCACAAGGAAGGAGGAGGAACGGCGGGACGAGATGGTTACCCAGCTCATCCGGCTCGCCCAGCTCGGCCGGGCCGCCGGCATCTACCTGGAGGTCTGCGGACAGCGGTTCGGCGCCGAGCTCGGCAAGGGAGCGACCATGCTCCGGGCCCAGCTCACGGGCCGTGTCTGCCACCGTGTCAACGACGAAGCCTCAGCGAAGATGGCGCTCGGCGACATCGCCCCTGAAGCCGTTCACGCCGCTTGCGCCATCGCCGCGGAGCTGCCCGGCCTCGCCGTCGTCGGCGACACCTCCGGCGGCTGGTCCCGCATCCGCACCCCTTACCTCTCCCTCGCCGACGCTGCGGCCACCTGCCGCGCAACGACACACCTCGCTCCCGACGTACCGGCGCTCACGCCCTTCCGGCCGTACGTCCCGCCCGTGCCCGTAGAGGACTCCGGACCGGTCGTCACTCCGGAACCGGTCACCGAGTAG
- a CDS encoding GntR family transcriptional regulator, translating to MAYEVEPPKYVRLAQTIQRRIEDGTYPPGTRVPSENQLVQAFGMSRPTVVRALELLKRDGWLESRQGFGTIVRGRPEVVERQDRRGREALERDESQAPGRLIEVGEVPVPARIASALGLPRRVKVLVRRFLVEEGGEAVELVSSYFPAGLVEGTELDSREVLRGSVREYLEARKKIRFDHVTERVSARLPEPEDAELLGLPDGVPVLSVLVIARDASGQALQVSDVLLPADRQELEDTYRLN from the coding sequence ATGGCGTATGAAGTGGAGCCACCGAAGTACGTGCGCCTGGCGCAGACGATTCAGCGTCGCATCGAAGACGGCACGTACCCGCCCGGCACCCGCGTACCCAGTGAAAACCAGCTGGTGCAAGCCTTCGGGATGTCCCGCCCGACGGTCGTGCGCGCTCTGGAGCTGCTGAAGCGGGACGGCTGGCTGGAGTCCCGCCAGGGGTTCGGGACCATCGTCCGGGGCCGACCGGAAGTTGTCGAGCGGCAGGACCGGCGGGGGCGTGAGGCCCTGGAGCGCGACGAGTCGCAGGCCCCGGGTCGGCTGATTGAAGTCGGCGAGGTCCCCGTCCCCGCTCGCATCGCCTCCGCCCTAGGCCTGCCGAGGCGGGTCAAGGTCCTCGTGCGCCGCTTCCTCGTCGAAGAGGGCGGCGAAGCAGTCGAGTTGGTCTCGTCGTACTTCCCCGCCGGCCTTGTCGAGGGCACCGAGCTGGATAGCCGTGAAGTCCTGAGGGGCAGCGTCCGTGAGTACCTCGAAGCCCGGAAGAAGATCCGCTTCGACCATGTGACGGAGCGGGTTTCCGCGCGACTGCCCGAGCCGGAGGACGCTGAGCTTCTCGGCCTGCCGGACGGCGTTCCCGTGCTCAGCGTCCTGGTCATCGCCCGTGACGCCTCGGGGCAGGCCCTGCAAGTCTCTGACGTGCTGCTTCCTGCCGATCGACAGGAGCTGGAAGACACCTACCGTCTGAACTGA
- a CDS encoding ATP-binding protein — MAYTIDRDPSPASPRLGAMTLHPAPESVPRARRWFQKFIAPYNPACSIDDCALMISELVTNAILYGRSDEPWMVRVEWFREGTSLRVEVHNPGYPANVRLRCPDANDAHGRGLLLVDSIADAWHSGPSRFGGTMVSFVVANAWPS; from the coding sequence ATGGCCTACACGATCGACCGCGACCCCAGCCCGGCATCACCGCGTCTCGGGGCGATGACCTTGCATCCGGCCCCTGAGTCCGTACCCCGGGCTCGGCGCTGGTTCCAGAAGTTCATCGCCCCGTACAACCCGGCCTGCTCGATCGACGACTGCGCGCTGATGATCTCGGAGTTGGTGACCAACGCCATCCTCTACGGTCGGTCGGACGAACCGTGGATGGTGCGGGTGGAGTGGTTCCGCGAGGGAACTTCGCTCCGGGTGGAGGTGCATAACCCGGGGTACCCCGCGAACGTGCGGCTGCGATGTCCGGATGCGAACGACGCCCATGGCCGAGGGCTGCTGCTGGTGGACTCGATCGCCGACGCGTGGCACTCCGGGCCGAGTCGCTTCGGCGGGACGATGGTCTCCTTCGTGGTGGCCAATGCCTGGCCGAGTTGA